The Zetaproteobacteria bacterium genome contains a region encoding:
- a CDS encoding 3-deoxy-7-phosphoheptulonate synthase: MAEARYKTDDLRIRAVRELMAPHTLHSLLPISDRAAETVWTTRRQIHEILHNRDDRLLVVTGPCSIHDPESAIEYGQRLLPLRRRLDDALLIVMRVYFEKPRTTVGWKGLINDPGLDESFEINRGIRLARKLLLDLNELGVPAGTEFLDLITPQYFADLVSWGAIGARTTESQGHRELASGLSCPVGFKNGTDGGLKVAIDAIAAAAHPHHFLSLTKAGQSAIFSTSGNEDCHIILRGGKTPNFDHASVREACNALDHAGITSPLMIDFSHGNSGKKPERQIDVCHNVAGQIAEGNRRIGGVMIESHLHFGRQDVLPGVPLKYGVSITDACLDWARTEPLLHQLAEAVRTRRALLSQGRPERPVGRNSPEGGNHCA, translated from the coding sequence ATGGCCGAGGCCCGTTACAAAACCGACGACCTGCGCATCCGCGCCGTACGCGAGCTGATGGCCCCACACACCCTCCACTCCCTGCTGCCGATCAGCGACCGTGCAGCGGAGACGGTCTGGACCACCCGCCGCCAGATCCACGAGATCCTGCACAACCGCGACGACCGGCTGCTGGTGGTCACCGGCCCCTGTTCGATCCACGACCCGGAATCGGCGATCGAGTATGGCCAGCGTCTGCTGCCGCTGCGCAGGCGGTTGGACGATGCGCTGCTCATCGTCATGCGCGTCTACTTCGAGAAGCCGCGCACCACCGTCGGCTGGAAGGGGCTGATCAACGACCCCGGGCTCGACGAGAGCTTCGAGATCAACCGCGGAATCCGGCTGGCGCGCAAGCTGCTGCTCGACCTCAACGAGCTGGGGGTACCCGCCGGCACCGAGTTCCTCGATCTGATCACCCCGCAGTACTTCGCCGATCTGGTCAGCTGGGGGGCGATCGGCGCCCGCACCACCGAGAGCCAGGGCCACCGCGAGCTGGCCAGCGGCCTCTCCTGCCCGGTCGGCTTCAAGAACGGCACCGACGGAGGGCTGAAGGTGGCCATCGACGCCATCGCCGCCGCCGCCCATCCCCACCACTTCCTCTCCCTGACCAAGGCGGGGCAGTCGGCCATCTTCTCCACCAGCGGCAACGAGGACTGCCACATCATCCTGCGCGGCGGCAAGACCCCCAACTTCGACCATGCCAGCGTGCGCGAAGCGTGCAACGCCCTCGACCACGCCGGCATCACCAGCCCGCTGATGATCGACTTCTCCCACGGCAACAGCGGCAAGAAGCCGGAGCGGCAGATCGACGTCTGCCACAACGTCGCCGGCCAGATCGCCGAGGGGAACCGGCGCATCGGCGGGGTGATGATCGAAAGCCACCTCCACTTCGGCCGGCAGGATGTCCTCCCCGGGGTGCCGCTGAAATACGGCGTCAGCATCACCGACGCCTGCCTCGATTGGGCGCGGACCGAGCCGCTGCTCCACCAACTGGCCGAGGCGGTGCGCACCCGCCGTGCCCTGTTGTCGCAAGGCCGCCCGGAGCGCCCCGTGGGAAGGAATTCCCCCGAAGGGGGGAACCATTGCGCGTGA
- a CDS encoding zf-HC2 domain-containing protein, protein MNHFCRQASRLASDRLDRRLRWGERVRLGLHLAMCGLCRRNARALLRIHRVVSGAAADEERWRLDEARRRRIAEGLPRE, encoded by the coding sequence ATGAACCATTTTTGTCGGCAGGCGAGCCGCCTGGCCTCCGACCGGCTCGACCGGCGGCTGCGCTGGGGCGAGCGGGTGCGGCTGGGGCTCCATCTGGCCATGTGCGGCCTCTGCCGGCGCAACGCGCGGGCGCTGCTCCGGATCCATCGGGTGGTCTCCGGCGCGGCGGCCGACGAGGAGCGGTGGCGGCTGGACGAAGCGCGGCGGCGGCGCATCGCCGAGGGGCTGCCGAGGGAGTAG
- a CDS encoding cytochrome C, whose amino-acid sequence MKRTLIISAAAALVAGAVAAAPTAADAAAWAKCKACHNFAPKKKVGPGLGKGDGIPGVFGRKAGTFPGFKYKFTKYIKGEPWVWDEAHLRKWMCNSKKAIKEFTGDPKAKTKMPPQKVCDPAKQDEVIAKLKSVS is encoded by the coding sequence ATGAAGAGAACCTTGATCATCTCCGCCGCGGCCGCGCTCGTGGCCGGCGCCGTGGCCGCCGCCCCGACCGCCGCCGACGCCGCCGCCTGGGCCAAGTGCAAGGCGTGCCACAACTTCGCGCCGAAGAAGAAGGTCGGCCCGGGTCTGGGCAAGGGCGACGGCATCCCCGGCGTCTTCGGACGCAAGGCGGGCACCTTCCCCGGCTTCAAGTACAAGTTCACCAAGTACATCAAGGGTGAGCCCTGGGTGTGGGACGAGGCCCACCTGCGTAAGTGGATGTGCAACTCCAAGAAGGCGATCAAGGAGTTCACCGGCGACCCGAAGGCCAAGACCAAGATGCCTCCACAGAAGGTTTGCGACCCGGCCAAGCAGGACGAGGTCATCGCCAAGCTGAAGTCCGTCTCCTGA
- the mraZ gene encoding division/cell wall cluster transcriptional repressor MraZ → MFEGEYNVSLDDKGRVSIPAPYREALRRGYDDLRLVVTRDYDGCISLYPPREWERTVLAEVRRRPFNDPWARALQSFMISAAVTCTPDRQGRIPIAQSLRAYAQLRKKVVFSGGLTHFQLWDEARRAEKLQRDLEILRAPAPPLSVG, encoded by the coding sequence ATGTTCGAGGGTGAGTACAACGTTTCCCTGGACGACAAGGGGCGGGTGAGCATCCCTGCGCCCTATCGCGAGGCGCTGCGCCGTGGTTACGACGACCTACGGCTGGTGGTCACCCGCGACTACGACGGCTGCATCTCGCTCTATCCGCCGCGTGAGTGGGAGCGCACCGTGTTGGCCGAGGTGCGCCGCCGCCCCTTCAACGATCCGTGGGCGCGCGCCCTGCAGAGCTTCATGATCAGCGCCGCGGTCACCTGCACCCCCGACCGGCAGGGGCGGATCCCGATCGCCCAGTCGCTGCGTGCCTACGCCCAGTTGCGCAAGAAGGTGGTCTTCAGCGGCGGGCTGACCCACTTCCAGTTGTGGGACGAGGCGCGCCGCGCCGAGAAGCTGCAGCGCGATCTGGAGATCCTGCGCGCGCCGGCTCCTCCTCTCTCCGTTGGCTGA
- a CDS encoding sigma-70 family RNA polymerase sigma factor, whose amino-acid sequence MDESPHRWLEEHGDALFAYAMRQVGDRDQAADLVQETLLAGWRNREGFDGRARVRTWLTGILRHKIADRLRRVVRERAFVEDAREDPTDPWFAPDGAWLEAPSAWRDDPAALLERNRLRAAIEECVARLPERSRLLFCAREFSGEEREEICKRMGISTTNFHVVMHRARLALRRCLEARGVGV is encoded by the coding sequence TTGGATGAGTCCCCCCACCGCTGGCTGGAGGAGCATGGCGATGCCCTCTTCGCCTACGCCATGCGGCAGGTCGGCGATCGCGATCAGGCCGCCGATCTGGTGCAGGAGACGCTGCTGGCCGGCTGGCGCAACCGCGAAGGGTTTGACGGCCGCGCGCGGGTGCGTACCTGGCTGACCGGCATCCTGCGCCACAAAATTGCCGACAGGTTGCGCCGGGTGGTGCGTGAGCGCGCCTTCGTCGAGGATGCCCGGGAAGATCCCACCGATCCATGGTTTGCGCCGGACGGGGCCTGGCTGGAGGCCCCGTCGGCCTGGCGTGACGATCCGGCCGCGCTCCTGGAGCGGAACCGGCTGCGCGCGGCGATCGAGGAGTGCGTCGCCCGCCTGCCCGAGCGCAGCCGGTTGCTCTTCTGCGCCCGCGAGTTCTCCGGTGAGGAGCGCGAGGAGATCTGTAAGCGGATGGGGATCTCCACGACCAACTTCCATGTGGTGATGCATCGCGCGCGTCTTGCTCTGCGCCGATGTCTCGAGGCGCGTGGCGTGGGGGTGTAG
- the leuC gene encoding 3-isopropylmalate dehydratase large subunit — protein MTETLFDKVWNAHVVRRNDDGSVLLYIDRHLVHEVTSPQAFEGLRLAGRRPWRAQSVVATPDHNVPTRDRAGGIHDAVSRAQVEALDANCAEFGILEFALEDRRQGIVHVIGPEQGLSLPGMTVVCGDSHTSTHGALGALAMGIGTSEVEHVLATQTLLQRKPKQMRITVHGRLGRGVGAKDLALYIIGRIGTAGGTGHAVEFAGPAVRALSMEGRMTLCNMAIEAGARCGMVAVDETTLDYVAGRPYAPRGALWEQACDWWRRLQSDDGARFDREVEIEADRIAPQVTWGTSPEMVAPVDGRLPRLDEARDTVQREGWRRALEYMGLREGMAVADIPLDRVFIGSCTNGRIEDIRAAAAVARGRRVAPGIKQALVVPGSGLVKAQAEAEGLDRVLIEAGFEWREPGCSMCLAMNDDRLLPGEHCAATSNRNFEGRQGRGGRTHLVSPAMAAAAAIFGRFVDLRTLEAR, from the coding sequence GTGACGGAGACACTGTTCGACAAGGTGTGGAACGCCCACGTGGTGCGGCGGAACGACGACGGCTCGGTGCTGCTCTACATCGACCGCCATCTGGTGCACGAGGTGACCAGCCCGCAGGCCTTCGAGGGGCTGCGGCTGGCCGGGCGACGGCCCTGGCGCGCGCAGTCGGTGGTGGCCACGCCCGACCACAACGTGCCGACGCGCGACCGCGCCGGGGGGATCCACGATGCGGTCTCCCGCGCCCAGGTGGAGGCGCTTGACGCCAACTGTGCCGAGTTCGGCATCCTCGAGTTCGCGCTGGAGGACCGGCGGCAGGGGATCGTCCATGTGATCGGCCCGGAACAGGGGCTCTCTCTGCCCGGCATGACCGTGGTCTGCGGCGACTCCCACACCTCGACCCACGGCGCGCTGGGGGCGCTGGCCATGGGGATCGGTACCAGCGAGGTGGAGCATGTGCTGGCCACCCAGACGCTGCTGCAGCGCAAGCCGAAGCAGATGCGCATCACCGTCCACGGCCGGCTGGGGCGCGGGGTGGGCGCCAAGGATCTGGCCCTCTACATCATCGGCCGCATCGGCACCGCCGGCGGCACCGGCCACGCCGTCGAGTTCGCAGGCCCGGCGGTGCGCGCCCTCTCCATGGAGGGTCGGATGACGCTGTGCAATATGGCCATCGAGGCCGGCGCGCGCTGCGGCATGGTGGCGGTGGACGAGACCACCCTCGACTACGTCGCCGGCCGCCCCTACGCCCCGCGTGGGGCGTTGTGGGAGCAGGCCTGCGACTGGTGGCGGCGGCTGCAGAGCGACGACGGCGCCCGTTTCGACCGCGAGGTGGAGATTGAGGCCGACCGGATCGCCCCGCAGGTGACCTGGGGCACCAGCCCGGAGATGGTGGCGCCGGTCGACGGACGTCTGCCCCGGCTCGATGAGGCACGCGATACGGTCCAGCGTGAAGGGTGGCGCCGTGCGTTGGAGTACATGGGGCTGCGCGAGGGGATGGCGGTGGCCGACATCCCGCTGGATCGGGTCTTCATCGGCTCCTGTACCAACGGGCGCATCGAGGATATCCGGGCGGCGGCGGCCGTCGCCCGCGGCCGGCGTGTGGCGCCGGGGATCAAACAGGCGCTGGTCGTCCCCGGCTCGGGGTTGGTCAAGGCGCAGGCCGAGGCCGAGGGGCTCGATCGGGTGTTGATCGAGGCTGGATTCGAATGGCGCGAGCCGGGCTGCTCGATGTGTCTGGCGATGAACGACGACCGGTTGCTGCCCGGCGAGCACTGTGCGGCGACCAGCAACCGCAACTTCGAGGGACGGCAGGGGCGGGGCGGCCGCACCCATCTGGTCAGCCCGGCGATGGCTGCGGCCGCGGCGATCTTCGGCCGTTTCGTCGACCTGCGCACGCTGGAGGCGCGGTGA
- a CDS encoding 2,3-bisphosphoglycerate-independent phosphoglycerate mutase: MTEVRTSHPRIVLLVVLDGWGIGDGGPGDAIARADTPNIDRLTANFPHTRLFTHGRFVGLPSDKDLGGSEVGHLTMGAGRVLDQGSTRIGRAIADGSLFTTPVAERLWRCGRQGGTLHLIGLLSDGNIHSHIDHFIAMIEAADARGVGRLRLHALFDGRDVAVQSAERYVARIERLFHRINRQQGRDYAIASGGGRERVVMDRDRHWPVVEAGWNQIVHGASPHRFRSAQEAIAHFRAANPGLVDQDMEGFVVVDDTGTPLGPVRDGDAVVMMNFRADRALELSEAFVLDDFAGFDRGRRPDCYFAAMTVYDEDRNLPPNQLMPPMRVDHTFGRMLVECGIRQFRLAETQKYPHVTFFFNGGYHEPLDPALETYRLIPSDRGISFADAPEMQAPRVADAAIEMIAGRSYGFGLINFANADMVGHCGRIDAAVAAAQAVDRALGRILQALEQAGGCALITADHGNADEMLTATGEPCTRHSRNPVPCILFDPQRAAGARLRQQGEEGAAPGLANLAATLCAMMGIAPLPQFAPGLIAPA; this comes from the coding sequence ATGACCGAAGTGCGAACCTCCCATCCCCGCATCGTCCTGCTCGTGGTGCTCGACGGCTGGGGCATCGGTGACGGCGGCCCCGGCGACGCCATCGCCCGCGCCGACACACCCAACATCGACCGCCTCACCGCCAACTTCCCCCACACCCGGCTCTTCACCCACGGCCGCTTCGTCGGCCTGCCCTCCGACAAGGATCTCGGCGGCTCCGAGGTGGGCCACCTGACCATGGGCGCCGGCCGGGTGCTCGACCAGGGCTCCACCCGCATCGGCCGGGCCATCGCCGACGGCAGCCTCTTCACCACGCCGGTGGCCGAGCGGCTCTGGCGGTGCGGCAGGCAGGGCGGCACCCTCCATCTGATCGGCCTGCTCTCCGACGGCAACATCCACAGCCACATCGACCACTTCATTGCGATGATCGAGGCCGCCGACGCCCGCGGCGTCGGCCGCCTGCGGTTGCACGCGCTCTTCGACGGCCGCGATGTGGCGGTGCAGAGCGCCGAACGCTACGTCGCGCGCATCGAGCGACTGTTTCACCGCATCAACCGGCAACAGGGGCGCGACTACGCCATCGCCTCCGGCGGCGGGCGCGAGCGGGTGGTGATGGACCGCGACCGCCACTGGCCGGTGGTCGAGGCCGGCTGGAACCAGATCGTCCACGGTGCCAGCCCCCACCGCTTCCGCAGTGCGCAGGAGGCGATCGCCCACTTCCGCGCCGCAAACCCCGGCCTGGTCGATCAGGACATGGAGGGGTTCGTCGTCGTCGATGACACCGGCACCCCCCTCGGCCCGGTACGTGACGGCGACGCGGTGGTGATGATGAACTTCCGCGCCGATCGGGCGCTGGAGCTGAGCGAGGCCTTCGTCCTCGACGATTTTGCCGGCTTCGACCGCGGCCGGAGGCCCGACTGCTACTTCGCGGCGATGACGGTCTACGACGAAGACCGCAACCTGCCGCCCAACCAGCTGATGCCGCCGATGCGCGTCGACCACACCTTCGGCCGCATGCTGGTCGAGTGCGGCATCCGCCAGTTCCGCCTCGCCGAGACGCAGAAGTACCCGCATGTCACCTTCTTCTTCAACGGCGGCTACCACGAGCCGCTCGACCCGGCGCTGGAGACCTACCGGCTGATCCCGTCGGACCGCGGCATCAGCTTCGCCGACGCACCGGAGATGCAGGCGCCGAGGGTGGCCGATGCCGCCATCGAGATGATCGCCGGGCGCAGCTACGGCTTCGGCCTGATCAACTTCGCCAACGCCGACATGGTCGGCCACTGCGGCCGCATCGACGCCGCCGTCGCCGCCGCCCAGGCGGTCGACCGCGCCCTCGGCCGCATCCTGCAGGCGCTGGAGCAGGCCGGCGGCTGCGCCCTGATCACCGCCGACCACGGCAATGCCGACGAGATGCTGACCGCCACCGGCGAGCCCTGCACCCGCCACTCGCGCAACCCGGTCCCCTGCATCCTCTTCGACCCGCAGCGCGCCGCGGGAGCCCGGCTGCGTCAGCAGGGGGAAGAGGGGGCCGCCCCGGGGCTGGCCAACCTCGCCGCCACCCTCTGCGCCATGATGGGGATCGCACCGTTGCCGCAGTTCGCGCCGGGGTTGATCGCCCCGGCGTGA
- the rsmH gene encoding 16S rRNA (cytosine(1402)-N(4))-methyltransferase RsmH, whose protein sequence is MADAGHIPVLAEPFVAALAHRPAGTVVDATFGRGGHSRRLLAALAPAGRLVALDCDPEAVEAGRALQATDPRFCIVHADFADLPQVLDRLGIDRVDGVGFDLGLSSPQLDRPERGFSFERDGPLEMRMNPGEGASLAARLGKVSRHELAGIIRRYGEERYAGRIARRIIEARDAGRLGSTRALAREVVAALPARARHGARRHPATRTFQALRIWVNDEYRRLEQGLEGAIARLAPGGVVAAIAFHSGEDRIVRDRIEAHVHPCICPPQLPRCVCGRQPDMRWRRKKPLRPSAEEVAANPRARSARLRIAVRVDDGA, encoded by the coding sequence TTGGCTGATGCCGGCCACATCCCCGTCCTCGCCGAGCCCTTCGTCGCCGCCCTCGCCCATCGCCCCGCCGGGACGGTGGTGGACGCCACCTTCGGTCGGGGCGGCCACAGCCGGCGGCTGCTCGCCGCGCTGGCACCGGCCGGGCGGCTGGTGGCGCTCGATTGCGATCCGGAGGCGGTGGAGGCGGGGCGGGCGTTGCAGGCCACAGATCCCCGCTTTTGCATCGTCCACGCCGACTTCGCCGATCTGCCGCAGGTGCTCGACCGGCTTGGCATCGATCGGGTCGATGGCGTCGGTTTCGATCTCGGCCTCTCCTCGCCCCAGCTCGACCGCCCCGAACGGGGCTTCTCCTTCGAGCGTGACGGGCCGCTCGAGATGCGCATGAATCCCGGCGAGGGGGCCTCGCTGGCAGCCCGGCTGGGCAAGGTGTCGCGGCACGAGCTGGCCGGAATCATCCGCCGGTACGGCGAGGAGCGCTACGCCGGGCGGATCGCCCGCCGCATCATCGAGGCGCGCGACGCAGGAAGGCTGGGCTCCACCCGGGCGCTGGCCCGGGAGGTGGTCGCCGCCCTGCCGGCTCGGGCGCGCCACGGAGCGCGCCGCCATCCCGCCACCCGCACCTTTCAGGCGCTGCGCATCTGGGTCAACGACGAATACCGCCGGCTGGAGCAGGGGCTGGAGGGGGCGATCGCCCGCCTCGCCCCCGGCGGGGTGGTGGCGGCGATCGCCTTCCACTCCGGTGAGGACCGCATCGTGCGTGACCGCATCGAGGCCCACGTCCACCCCTGCATCTGCCCGCCGCAACTGCCCCGGTGCGTCTGCGGCCGGCAGCCCGACATGCGCTGGCGGCGGAAGAAGCCGCTGCGCCCTTCGGCGGAGGAGGTGGCGGCCAACCCGCGTGCCCGCTCCGCGCGGCTGCGCATCGCCGTCCGGGTGGATGATGGGGCGTGA
- the queF gene encoding NADPH-dependent 7-cyano-7-deazaguanine reductase QueF, which produces MAAPDGGSAPRRELEWFANPKPERDYHIRIDTPEFTCLCPKTGQPDFAEIRLDYVPDARCVELKSLKLYYWSFRDEGHFHEEVTNRIADDLIALLAPRYLRVEAIFNVRGGIRTTVVVEHDRA; this is translated from the coding sequence ATGGCCGCGCCGGATGGAGGGAGCGCTCCGCGCCGCGAGCTCGAGTGGTTTGCCAACCCCAAGCCGGAGCGCGACTACCACATCCGCATCGATACGCCGGAGTTCACCTGCCTCTGCCCCAAGACCGGTCAGCCCGACTTCGCCGAGATCCGGCTCGACTACGTACCCGATGCGCGCTGCGTCGAGCTGAAGTCGCTCAAGCTCTACTACTGGAGCTTTCGCGACGAGGGCCATTTCCACGAAGAGGTGACCAACCGCATCGCCGATGACCTGATCGCGCTGCTGGCGCCGCGCTATCTGCGGGTGGAGGCGATCTTCAACGTCCGCGGCGGGATCCGCACCACGGTGGTGGTGGAGCACGACCGGGCGTGA
- the dapF gene encoding diaminopimelate epimerase — MVAQGNDFVIIDGRGQSLPEFGAEQVRRCCDRRWGVGCDQLLLLAAHPRADAAMRIFNRDGSEAGNCGNGARCAADWLMRVDGRARVRIALADRTIEAWRDGEAVTAEMGDARLLDCDAHHCDVDLGNRHRVCFDAAAQFDPAWNCEMITGSGEGSLWIEVVERGAGRTPACGTGACAAAVAWWARTGRAAPLRVVMPGGAVEVSGTPEALRLRGPVVEVFHGVLSVDSLDRSVSPTRSVHGTCGARSME; from the coding sequence ATGGTGGCCCAGGGCAATGATTTCGTGATCATCGACGGGCGCGGGCAGTCGCTGCCGGAGTTCGGCGCGGAGCAGGTCCGCCGCTGCTGCGACCGCCGTTGGGGGGTGGGGTGCGATCAGCTGCTGCTGCTTGCCGCCCACCCACGGGCCGACGCGGCGATGCGCATCTTCAACCGCGACGGCAGCGAGGCGGGGAACTGCGGCAACGGCGCCCGCTGCGCCGCCGACTGGCTGATGCGCGTCGATGGGCGTGCGCGGGTGCGCATCGCCCTGGCCGATCGGACGATCGAGGCGTGGCGTGATGGGGAGGCGGTGACGGCGGAGATGGGGGACGCCCGCCTGCTCGATTGCGACGCCCACCACTGCGATGTCGATCTCGGCAATCGGCATCGGGTCTGTTTCGATGCGGCAGCGCAGTTCGATCCAGCGTGGAACTGCGAGATGATCACCGGTTCGGGCGAGGGGAGCCTCTGGATCGAGGTGGTGGAGCGCGGCGCCGGGCGCACGCCCGCCTGCGGGACGGGTGCCTGTGCGGCGGCGGTCGCCTGGTGGGCGCGCACCGGACGGGCGGCGCCGCTGCGCGTGGTGATGCCGGGGGGGGCGGTCGAGGTGTCCGGCACGCCGGAGGCGTTGCGTCTGCGCGGTCCGGTCGTCGAGGTCTTCCATGGCGTGCTCTCCGTCGACAGCCTGGATCGCTCGGTGTCACCCACACGCTCCGTGCACGGGACGTGCGGCGCTCGGAGCATGGAGTGA
- a CDS encoding HD domain-containing protein: protein MRRSEHGVMHTLFEQDAPSPGVLHFMLDAAARLELERDLGGMLDRVLTFARQITGARAGSLYLVEGDALAFLACQNDEIDITQFITLDRDDPHTIPRSEESIAGYVALRGEPLLIPDVHAIPEDRPYRFYAAIDRKSGFRTDNILAVPLHHPNEGVIGVMELINHCLIDPEHWSMGLVRHFAVLCASCIVNMKMERALEDAYLETIFRLGIASEYKDDDTYAHVQRIRHTSRIIAEEMGCSEEEQHAIFHASAMHDLGKIGVPDAILNKPGKLNAEEWKTMQSHAAMGSAILDGSEAELLRVSARIAGCHHERWDGGGYPNGLAGAEIPLEARIVAVADVFDALVNERAYKKAWPVEDAVGLIKAESGSHFDPAVVDAFLNRLDEIVRVQRHYQGKPPRV, encoded by the coding sequence GTGCGGCGCTCGGAGCATGGAGTGATGCATACCCTGTTCGAACAGGATGCCCCTTCGCCGGGGGTGCTCCACTTCATGCTCGATGCGGCCGCCCGACTGGAGCTGGAGCGCGATCTCGGCGGCATGCTCGATCGGGTGCTCACCTTCGCCCGGCAGATCACCGGCGCCCGCGCCGGCAGCCTCTACCTGGTGGAGGGGGATGCGCTCGCCTTTCTCGCCTGCCAGAACGACGAGATCGACATCACGCAGTTCATCACCCTCGACCGTGACGATCCGCATACCATTCCCCGCTCCGAGGAGAGCATCGCCGGCTACGTCGCCCTCCGCGGGGAGCCGCTGCTGATCCCCGACGTCCACGCCATCCCCGAGGATCGCCCCTACCGCTTCTATGCCGCCATCGACCGGAAGAGTGGCTTCCGCACCGACAACATCCTGGCGGTGCCGCTGCACCACCCCAACGAGGGGGTGATCGGGGTGATGGAGCTGATCAACCACTGCCTGATCGATCCGGAGCACTGGTCGATGGGGCTGGTGCGCCACTTCGCGGTGCTCTGCGCCTCCTGCATCGTCAACATGAAGATGGAACGCGCGCTGGAGGATGCCTATCTCGAGACCATCTTCCGTCTGGGCATCGCCTCCGAGTACAAGGACGACGACACCTACGCCCATGTGCAGCGCATCCGCCACACCTCGCGCATCATCGCCGAGGAGATGGGCTGCTCGGAGGAGGAGCAGCACGCCATCTTCCACGCCTCGGCCATGCACGACCTGGGGAAGATCGGGGTGCCGGACGCCATCCTCAACAAGCCGGGCAAGCTCAACGCCGAGGAGTGGAAGACCATGCAGAGCCACGCTGCGATGGGTAGCGCCATCCTCGACGGCAGCGAGGCGGAGCTGCTGCGGGTCTCCGCCCGCATCGCCGGCTGTCACCACGAGCGGTGGGACGGCGGCGGCTATCCCAACGGCCTGGCCGGGGCGGAGATTCCGTTGGAGGCGCGCATCGTGGCGGTGGCCGATGTGTTCGACGCGCTGGTCAACGAGCGTGCCTACAAGAAGGCGTGGCCGGTGGAGGATGCGGTCGGGCTGATCAAGGCGGAGAGCGGCAGCCACTTCGATCCGGCGGTGGTCGACGCCTTCCTCAACCGGCTCGATGAGATCGTCCGCGTGCAGCGCCACTACCAGGGGAAGCCGCCGCGGGTGTAA